A section of the Papio anubis isolate 15944 chromosome 16, Panubis1.0, whole genome shotgun sequence genome encodes:
- the SUSD2 gene encoding sushi domain-containing protein 2 isoform X2, with protein sequence MKPALLPWALLLLATAPGPGPGPAADAQDSCSMRCGALDGPCSCHPTCSGLGTCCLDFRDFCLEILPYSGSMMGGKDFVVQHFKMSSPTDTSAICRFKESIQTLGHVDSSGQVHCVSPLLYESGRVPFTVSLDNGHSFPRAGTWLAVHPNKVSMMEKSELVNETRWQYYGTADTSGNLSLTWHVEALPTQTVTIELWGYEETGMPYSQEWTAKWSYLYPLATHIPNSGSFTFTPKPAPPSYQRWRVGALRIIDSKNYAGQKDVQALWTNDHALAWHLSDDFREDPVAWARTQCQAWEELEDQLPSFLEELPDCPCTLTQARADSGRFFTDYGCDMEQGSVCTYHPGAVHCVRSVQASPRYGSGQQCCYTADGTQLLTADSSSGSTPDRGHDWGAPPFRTPPRVPGMSHWLYDVLSFYYCCLWAPDCPRYMQRRPSNDCRNYRPPRLASAFGDPHFVTFDGTNFTFNGRGEYVLLEAVLTDLRVQARAQPGRMSNGTQTRGTGLTAMAVQEGNSDVVEVRLANGTRGLEVLLNQEVLSFAEQSWMDLKGE encoded by the exons ATGAAGCCAGCCCTCCTGCCCTGGGCCCTGCTGCTGCTGGCGACAGCCCCCGGCCCAGGCCCTGGACCCGCAGCAG ATGCCCAAGACAGCTGCTCCATGCGCTGTGGCGCCCTGGACGGTCCGTGTTCCTGCCACCCGACGTGCTCCGGCCTTGGCACCTGCTGCTTAGATTTCCGGGACTTCTGCCTGGAGATCTTGCCCTACTCAGGCTCCATGATGGGCGGCAAGGACTTTGTGGTGCAGCACTTCAAGATGTCCAGCCCCACAGATACCAGTGCGATCTGCAG GTTTAAGGAGAGCATCCAGACCCTCGGCCATGTGGACTCCTCCGGGCAAGTGCACTGTGTGTCACCCCTGCTCTATGAGAGTGGCCGCGTCCCCTTCACCGTCTCACTGGACAACGGCCACTCCTTCCCTCGTGCGGGCACCTGGCTGGCTG TGCACCCCAACAAAGTGTCGATGATGGAAAAGAGCGAGTTGGTGAACGAGACGCGTTGGCAATACTATGGCACCGCCGACACCTCAGGCAACCTCAGCCTGACCTGGCACGTCGAGGCACTGCCCACACAGACCGTCACCATCGAGCTGTGGGGCTATGAGGAGACAG GAATGCCCTACTCACAGGAGTGGACTGCAAAGTGGTCGTACTTGTACCCCCTGGCCACACACATCCCCAACTCTGGCTCTTTCACCTTCACCCCAAAACCTGCTCCTCCCAGCTACCAGAGATGGCGAGTGGGTGCACTTCGGATCATCGACAGCAAAAATTACGCGGGGCAGAA GGACGTGCAGGCGCTCTGGACCAATGACCACGCGCTGGCCTGGCACCTGAGCGATGACTTCCGAGAGGACCCTGTGGCCTGGGCACGCACTCAGTGCCAGGCCTGGGAGGAGCTGGAGGATCAGCTGCCCAGCTTCCTGGAGGAGCTGCCGGACTGCCCCTGCACCCTGACCCAGGCCCGGGCGGACTCCGGCCGCTTCTTC ACGGACTATGGCTGTGACATGGAGCAGGGCAGTGTGTGCACCTACCACCCCGGGGCCGTGCACTGTGTGCGCTCTGTGCAGGCCAG CCCTCGGTACGGCTCGGGTCAGCAGTGCTGCTACACAGCGGACGGGACGCAGCTCCTGACGGCTGACTCCAGCAGCGGCAGCACTCCCGACCGCGGCCACGACTGGGGCGCACCCCCGTTCCGCACGCCACCCCGAGTGCCCGGCATGTCCCACTGGCTCTACGATGTCCTCAGCTTCTATTACTGCTGCCTCTGGGCACCCGACTGCCCCCGCTACATGCAACGGCGGCCCTCCAATGACTGCCGCAACTACCGGCCCCCGCGACTAG cctccgcCTTCGGAGACCCACACTTTGTGACCTTTGATGGCACCAACTTCACATTCAATGGGCGCGGAGAGTACGTGCTGCTAGAGGCAGTGCTGACTGACCTGAGGGTGCAGGCGCGGGCCCAGCCCGGGAGGATGTCCAACG GCACACAGACCCGTGGCACAGGGCTGACTGCAATGGCCGTCCAGGAGGGCAACTCAGACGTGGTGGAGGTCAGGCTGGCCAACGGGACCAGAGGTCTGGAGGTGCTGCTGAACCAGGAGGTGCTGAGCTTCGCCGAGCAGAGCTGGATGGACCTGAAGGGTGAGTAG
- the SUSD2 gene encoding sushi domain-containing protein 2 isoform X1 codes for MKPALLPWALLLLATAPGPGPGPAADAQDSCSMRCGALDGPCSCHPTCSGLGTCCLDFRDFCLEILPYSGSMMGGKDFVVQHFKMSSPTDTSAICRFKESIQTLGHVDSSGQVHCVSPLLYESGRVPFTVSLDNGHSFPRAGTWLAVHPNKVSMMEKSELVNETRWQYYGTADTSGNLSLTWHVEALPTQTVTIELWGYEETGMPYSQEWTAKWSYLYPLATHIPNSGSFTFTPKPAPPSYQRWRVGALRIIDSKNYAGQKDVQALWTNDHALAWHLSDDFREDPVAWARTQCQAWEELEDQLPSFLEELPDCPCTLTQARADSGRFFTDYGCDMEQGSVCTYHPGAVHCVRSVQASPRYGSGQQCCYTADGTQLLTADSSSGSTPDRGHDWGAPPFRTPPRVPGMSHWLYDVLSFYYCCLWAPDCPRYMQRRPSNDCRNYRPPRLASAFGDPHFVTFDGTNFTFNGRGEYVLLEAVLTDLRVQARAQPGRMSNGEARARGCSGWRRVDPRWEAGAKWCPFCSHHHRHTDPWHRADCNGRPGGQLRRGGGQAGQRDQRSGGAAEPGGAELRRAELDGPEG; via the exons ATGAAGCCAGCCCTCCTGCCCTGGGCCCTGCTGCTGCTGGCGACAGCCCCCGGCCCAGGCCCTGGACCCGCAGCAG ATGCCCAAGACAGCTGCTCCATGCGCTGTGGCGCCCTGGACGGTCCGTGTTCCTGCCACCCGACGTGCTCCGGCCTTGGCACCTGCTGCTTAGATTTCCGGGACTTCTGCCTGGAGATCTTGCCCTACTCAGGCTCCATGATGGGCGGCAAGGACTTTGTGGTGCAGCACTTCAAGATGTCCAGCCCCACAGATACCAGTGCGATCTGCAG GTTTAAGGAGAGCATCCAGACCCTCGGCCATGTGGACTCCTCCGGGCAAGTGCACTGTGTGTCACCCCTGCTCTATGAGAGTGGCCGCGTCCCCTTCACCGTCTCACTGGACAACGGCCACTCCTTCCCTCGTGCGGGCACCTGGCTGGCTG TGCACCCCAACAAAGTGTCGATGATGGAAAAGAGCGAGTTGGTGAACGAGACGCGTTGGCAATACTATGGCACCGCCGACACCTCAGGCAACCTCAGCCTGACCTGGCACGTCGAGGCACTGCCCACACAGACCGTCACCATCGAGCTGTGGGGCTATGAGGAGACAG GAATGCCCTACTCACAGGAGTGGACTGCAAAGTGGTCGTACTTGTACCCCCTGGCCACACACATCCCCAACTCTGGCTCTTTCACCTTCACCCCAAAACCTGCTCCTCCCAGCTACCAGAGATGGCGAGTGGGTGCACTTCGGATCATCGACAGCAAAAATTACGCGGGGCAGAA GGACGTGCAGGCGCTCTGGACCAATGACCACGCGCTGGCCTGGCACCTGAGCGATGACTTCCGAGAGGACCCTGTGGCCTGGGCACGCACTCAGTGCCAGGCCTGGGAGGAGCTGGAGGATCAGCTGCCCAGCTTCCTGGAGGAGCTGCCGGACTGCCCCTGCACCCTGACCCAGGCCCGGGCGGACTCCGGCCGCTTCTTC ACGGACTATGGCTGTGACATGGAGCAGGGCAGTGTGTGCACCTACCACCCCGGGGCCGTGCACTGTGTGCGCTCTGTGCAGGCCAG CCCTCGGTACGGCTCGGGTCAGCAGTGCTGCTACACAGCGGACGGGACGCAGCTCCTGACGGCTGACTCCAGCAGCGGCAGCACTCCCGACCGCGGCCACGACTGGGGCGCACCCCCGTTCCGCACGCCACCCCGAGTGCCCGGCATGTCCCACTGGCTCTACGATGTCCTCAGCTTCTATTACTGCTGCCTCTGGGCACCCGACTGCCCCCGCTACATGCAACGGCGGCCCTCCAATGACTGCCGCAACTACCGGCCCCCGCGACTAG cctccgcCTTCGGAGACCCACACTTTGTGACCTTTGATGGCACCAACTTCACATTCAATGGGCGCGGAGAGTACGTGCTGCTAGAGGCAGTGCTGACTGACCTGAGGGTGCAGGCGCGGGCCCAGCCCGGGAGGATGTCCAACGGTGAGGCCAGGGCGAGGGGCTGCTCTGGGTGGCGCAGGGTAGATCCAAGGTGGGAGGCTGGAGCCAAGTGGTGCCCGTTCTGCTCCCACCACCACAGGCACACAGACCCGTGGCACAGGGCTGACTGCAATGGCCGTCCAGGAGGGCAACTCAGACGTGGTGGAGGTCAGGCTGGCCAACGGGACCAGAGGTCTGGAGGTGCTGCTGAACCAGGAGGTGCTGAGCTTCGCCGAGCAGAGCTGGATGGACCTGAAGGGTGA